Proteins found in one Rhodobacter capsulatus SB 1003 genomic segment:
- a CDS encoding DUF1674 domain-containing protein, translating into MREDAPKELPPAAIRALAEAEERRKAAKAAELPKEFGGRDGPEPVRFGDWEKKGIAIDF; encoded by the coding sequence ATGCGCGAAGACGCCCCGAAGGAGCTGCCCCCCGCCGCGATCCGCGCGCTGGCCGAGGCCGAAGAACGGCGCAAGGCCGCCAAGGCCGCGGAACTGCCGAAGGAATTCGGCGGCCGCGACGGACCCGAGCCGGTGCGCTTTGGCGATTGGGAGAAGAAGGGTATCGCCATCGACTTCTGA
- the lspA gene encoding signal peptidase II, producing the protein MRLMARFAAAVLLLDQVTKFIVVQWIGLDRIGQMAVLPPWLNLRMAWNRGINFGLFAGEDEITRWALVVMALAISAWVWHWVSRHPQGLRGQVAAGLLIGGALGNVIDRIAYGAVADFLNVSAPFWDNPFSFNVADIAIFLGAAGLVLFTGEGKSGRG; encoded by the coding sequence ATGCGACTGATGGCGCGGTTTGCGGCGGCGGTGCTGCTGCTCGATCAGGTGACGAAATTCATCGTCGTGCAATGGATCGGGCTGGACCGGATCGGCCAGATGGCGGTCCTGCCGCCCTGGCTCAACCTGCGCATGGCGTGGAACCGGGGCATCAACTTCGGCCTTTTCGCGGGCGAGGACGAGATCACCCGCTGGGCGCTGGTGGTGATGGCGCTCGCCATCTCGGCCTGGGTCTGGCACTGGGTCAGCCGCCATCCGCAGGGGCTGCGCGGGCAGGTGGCCGCGGGTCTCTTGATCGGCGGGGCGCTGGGGAATGTGATCGACCGCATCGCCTATGGCGCGGTCGCCGATTTCCTGAATGTCTCGGCACCGTTCTGGGACAATCCGTTTTCCTTCAACGTCGCCGATATCGCCATCTTCCTCGGCGCGGCGGGGCTGGTGCTGTTCACCGGCGAGGGCAAGTCCGGCCGGGGCTGA
- a CDS encoding M16 family metallopeptidase: MRTMLAGLFLTATAFGASAAPVTHFTLKNGLEAVVIEDHRAPVVVQMVWYRAGSADEVRGKSGIAHYLEHLMFKGTDTLAAGELSKVVAANGGSDNAFTSYDYTAYYQRIAADRLELVMKMEADRMRNLRISPDDWKTEREVILEERAQRTDSDPSALLSEQMRAAQFLNSPYGTPVIGWRQEMEELTREDALAWYRRYYAPNDAVLVVAGDVTPDQVKELAAKYYGPLAPSADIPPRLRPQEPPQLAARRMVFRDARIAQPYVMRSYLAPERNPGDQKQAAALTILAELLGGNMATSVLGRKLVFEAGDAIHVSAGYDGMSIDQTTFTLAVMPAKDVDLPSAEAALDKALADFFTDGIDPAQFERIRTQIRASQIYEQDDTEALAQRYGEALASGFSVADVEAWPEVLMSVTPEDVIAAATALFDPARSVTVFAETAGTAAPASAAPAPVAPALTPEATQ, encoded by the coding sequence ATGCGCACGATGCTTGCCGGACTGTTTCTGACGGCGACGGCTTTTGGCGCGTCAGCCGCGCCGGTGACCCATTTTACCCTGAAGAACGGCCTTGAAGCCGTGGTGATCGAGGATCACCGCGCCCCGGTCGTGGTGCAGATGGTCTGGTACAGGGCCGGATCGGCCGACGAGGTCCGGGGCAAGTCGGGCATCGCCCATTACCTGGAACATCTGATGTTCAAGGGCACCGACACGCTGGCGGCAGGCGAATTGTCCAAGGTGGTGGCGGCCAATGGCGGCTCGGACAATGCCTTCACCAGCTATGATTACACCGCCTATTACCAGCGCATCGCCGCCGACCGGCTGGAGCTGGTGATGAAGATGGAAGCCGACCGGATGCGCAACCTGCGCATCTCGCCCGATGACTGGAAGACCGAACGCGAGGTGATTCTGGAGGAACGCGCCCAGCGCACCGACAGCGATCCTTCGGCGCTGCTGAGCGAACAGATGCGGGCGGCGCAATTCCTCAACAGCCCCTATGGCACGCCGGTGATCGGCTGGCGCCAAGAGATGGAGGAGCTGACCCGCGAGGATGCGCTGGCCTGGTATCGGCGCTACTATGCGCCCAATGATGCGGTGCTGGTGGTGGCGGGCGACGTGACGCCCGATCAGGTGAAGGAGCTGGCGGCGAAATATTACGGCCCGCTGGCGCCCTCGGCCGACATCCCGCCGCGCCTCCGCCCGCAGGAGCCGCCGCAACTCGCGGCCCGGCGCATGGTGTTTCGCGATGCCCGGATCGCCCAGCCCTATGTGATGCGCAGCTATCTGGCCCCCGAACGCAACCCGGGCGATCAGAAACAGGCCGCGGCGCTGACGATTCTGGCGGAGCTTCTGGGCGGCAACATGGCCACCTCGGTTCTGGGGCGCAAACTGGTCTTCGAGGCGGGCGATGCGATCCATGTCTCGGCGGGCTATGACGGCATGTCGATCGACCAGACCACCTTCACCTTGGCGGTGATGCCCGCCAAGGATGTCGATCTGCCCAGTGCGGAGGCCGCGCTGGACAAGGCTTTGGCCGATTTCTTCACTGACGGCATCGACCCGGCGCAGTTCGAACGCATCCGCACCCAGATCCGCGCCAGCCAGATCTATGAACAGGACGACACCGAGGCGCTGGCGCAGCGCTATGGCGAGGCCCTGGCCTCGGGCTTTTCCGTCGCCGATGTCGAGGCCTGGCCCGAGGTGCTGATGTCGGTCACCCCCGAGGACGTGATCGCCGCGGCGACGGCGCTGTTCGATCCGGCGCGCTCGGTGACGGTCTTTGCCGAAACCGCGGGCACCGCCGCCCCGGCATCCGCCGCCCCCGCCCCCGTCGCCCCTGCCCTGACCCCGGAGGCCACGCAATGA
- a CDS encoding RsmB/NOP family class I SAM-dependent RNA methyltransferase produces MASIDPARRAAAALLSGVLQERLTLAEQAGELAALAPPDRARAQRIALATLRNLTRADAMLKPHLRKAPPPDLHVLLRLGTVEICALGEAPHGVTDALVTLARSGGQKTEGFAGLINAVLRKIASDTDRWARLDPPALPGWLRGRLMSAYGKVAVMRMEAAHLAGAPTDLSVKAEAETWAAKLGAELLPTGSLRLAQAGQITELPGYATGDWWVQDAAAALPARVLNAQPGEHVLDLCAAPGGKTLQLLAAGARVTALDVSAPRLDRLEENLARCGMRAETVVADALDWTPAAPFDAILLDAPCSATGTIRRHPDLPFVKDASGIKELAALQAALLDRAPGWLKPGGRLVYATCSLLPEEGEAQIAAALSRHPGLRLVPITAPGLDPDWLTETGCLRLRPDFWPDRGGLDGFFIAVLRRDG; encoded by the coding sequence ATGGCTTCGATCGATCCGGCCCGTCGTGCGGCAGCGGCGCTTCTGTCCGGCGTGCTGCAGGAACGGCTGACCTTGGCCGAACAGGCGGGCGAGCTGGCCGCGCTGGCGCCGCCCGACCGCGCCCGGGCGCAAAGGATCGCGCTGGCCACGCTGCGCAACCTCACCCGCGCCGATGCGATGCTGAAACCGCATCTGCGCAAGGCGCCGCCGCCTGATCTGCATGTGCTCTTGCGCCTTGGCACGGTCGAGATCTGCGCATTGGGCGAGGCGCCCCATGGCGTCACCGATGCGCTTGTCACCCTTGCCCGCTCGGGCGGGCAAAAGACCGAGGGGTTTGCCGGGCTGATCAATGCGGTTCTGCGCAAGATCGCCTCTGACACCGACCGCTGGGCGCGGCTTGATCCCCCCGCGCTGCCGGGCTGGCTGCGCGGGCGGCTGATGTCGGCTTACGGCAAGGTCGCCGTGATGCGGATGGAGGCGGCGCATCTGGCGGGCGCCCCCACCGATCTGTCGGTGAAAGCCGAGGCCGAAACCTGGGCCGCGAAACTGGGCGCGGAGCTGCTGCCCACCGGCTCGCTGCGGCTGGCGCAGGCCGGGCAGATCACCGAACTTCCGGGCTATGCGACGGGCGACTGGTGGGTGCAGGATGCCGCCGCCGCCCTGCCCGCCAGGGTGCTCAACGCCCAGCCGGGCGAGCATGTGCTTGACCTTTGCGCCGCGCCCGGCGGCAAGACGCTGCAGCTGCTGGCCGCGGGGGCAAGGGTCACCGCGCTGGATGTCTCCGCCCCGCGTCTTGACCGGCTGGAGGAGAATCTGGCCCGCTGCGGGATGAGGGCCGAAACCGTCGTGGCCGATGCGCTCGACTGGACGCCCGCGGCGCCCTTTGACGCGATCCTGCTCGATGCGCCCTGCTCCGCCACCGGCACGATTCGCCGCCACCCGGATCTGCCCTTCGTGAAAGACGCAAGCGGCATCAAGGAGTTGGCGGCGCTGCAGGCGGCTCTGCTCGACCGGGCGCCTGGCTGGCTCAAGCCCGGCGGGCGGCTCGTCTATGCCACCTGCTCGCTTCTGCCCGAGGAGGGCGAGGCGCAGATCGCCGCGGCGCTTTCCCGTCATCCGGGGCTGCGCCTTGTCCCGATCACCGCCCCCGGCCTTGATCCCGACTGGCTGACCGAGACCGGCTGCCTGCGCCTGCGCCCGGATTTCTGGCCGGACCGCGGCGGGCTTGACGGCTTCTTCATCGCCGTGTTGCGGCGGGACGGCTGA
- a CDS encoding heparinase II/III family protein, whose amino-acid sequence MTADKGKSARTGSRGRLTGFLDRLAALRATMASPATGFVSQPEPRSIGSFARGRQMIAGNFLFAGFLVEGADRAIWDLPVPDPSFEEALQGCTWLDDLAAVGDRPARERAQGWVFGWIARYGRARGPGWTPDLTGRRLIRLINHAPFLLNGRDKTEAQAFFRSLGQQTLFLARRWRSASPGLPQVEALTGLIYASLALTGMERHAGAAAEALAAECAGGIDAAGGIPTRNPEELLEVLTLLLWAADAMTAAGRTPLPAHLAAIARIAPTLRALRHADGGLARFHGGGRGAEGRLDTALNATGTRAVARTGLAMGFARLHAGRTSLIVDAAPPPKGAASANAHASTLAFELTSGRWPLIVNCGSGAMFGPDWHRAGRATPSHSTLAIEGYSSSRLGPARRTGAAMRTWLEETPSEVWMRPETDPARHALFGHDGYLITHGLTHIRELELAPDGNALKGMDTLGAMTSADKARFETVFQADALRGIPFQIRFHIHPEVDATLDMGGWAVSMALKSGEIWVFRFDGPVDLTLDPSVYLEKGRLRPRATQQIVLSGRLQAPIQQIGWTLAKAQDTPGANQGEPRPPVPAP is encoded by the coding sequence ATGACGGCGGACAAGGGCAAATCCGCGCGGACCGGATCGCGGGGGCGGCTAACGGGCTTCCTTGACCGGCTGGCGGCGCTGCGCGCCACCATGGCCAGCCCGGCCACCGGCTTTGTCAGCCAGCCCGAGCCGCGCTCGATCGGCTCTTTCGCCCGCGGGCGGCAGATGATCGCCGGGAATTTCCTTTTTGCCGGGTTTCTGGTCGAGGGCGCCGACCGCGCGATCTGGGATCTGCCCGTCCCCGACCCCAGCTTCGAAGAGGCGCTGCAGGGCTGCACCTGGCTTGACGATCTGGCGGCAGTGGGCGACCGGCCCGCGCGGGAGAGGGCGCAGGGCTGGGTCTTCGGCTGGATCGCCCGCTATGGCCGGGCCCGGGGGCCGGGCTGGACCCCGGATCTGACCGGGCGGCGGCTGATCCGGCTGATCAACCATGCGCCGTTCCTGCTCAATGGCCGCGACAAGACCGAGGCGCAGGCCTTCTTCCGCTCGCTCGGGCAGCAGACGCTGTTTCTGGCGCGGCGCTGGCGCTCGGCCAGCCCGGGCCTGCCGCAGGTCGAGGCGCTGACCGGGCTGATCTACGCCAGCCTGGCGTTGACCGGGATGGAACGTCATGCCGGGGCCGCGGCCGAAGCCCTGGCCGCCGAATGCGCCGGGGGGATCGATGCGGCGGGCGGCATTCCCACCCGCAACCCCGAGGAATTGCTGGAAGTTCTGACGCTGCTTCTGTGGGCGGCCGATGCGATGACCGCGGCCGGGCGCACGCCTTTGCCCGCGCATCTGGCCGCGATCGCGCGGATCGCGCCGACGCTGCGGGCGCTGCGCCATGCCGATGGCGGGCTGGCCCGGTTTCACGGCGGCGGGCGGGGGGCCGAGGGGCGGCTCGATACGGCGCTGAACGCCACCGGCACCCGGGCCGTGGCGCGGACCGGGCTGGCGATGGGCTTTGCCCGGCTGCATGCGGGCCGCACCAGCCTGATCGTCGATGCCGCCCCGCCGCCCAAGGGCGCCGCCTCGGCCAATGCCCATGCCTCGACGCTGGCCTTTGAACTCACCTCGGGGCGCTGGCCGCTGATCGTCAATTGCGGCTCGGGGGCGATGTTCGGCCCCGACTGGCACCGCGCCGGCCGCGCCACCCCCAGCCATTCGACGCTGGCGATCGAGGGTTATTCCTCGTCGCGGCTTGGCCCCGCCCGCCGCACCGGCGCGGCGATGCGGACCTGGCTCGAGGAAACGCCGTCCGAAGTCTGGATGCGGCCGGAAACCGACCCGGCCCGACATGCGCTGTTCGGCCATGACGGCTATCTGATCACCCACGGGCTGACCCATATCCGGGAACTGGAGCTTGCCCCCGACGGCAATGCGCTGAAGGGGATGGACACGCTCGGCGCGATGACCAGCGCCGACAAGGCCCGGTTCGAGACCGTGTTTCAGGCCGATGCCCTGCGCGGCATCCCGTTCCAGATTCGCTTCCACATCCACCCCGAGGTCGATGCGACGCTCGACATGGGCGGCTGGGCGGTGTCGATGGCGCTCAAATCCGGCGAGATCTGGGTTTTCCGCTTCGACGGCCCGGTCGATCTGACGCTTGATCCCTCGGTCTATCTGGAAAAGGGTCGTCTGCGCCCGCGGGCCACGCAACAAATCGTGCTTTCGGGGCGTTTGCAGGCGCCGATCCAGCAAATCGGCTGGACCTTGGCCAAGGCTCAGGATACCCCCGGCGCCAATCAGGGCGAGCCCCGGCCGCCCGTTCCCGCTCCCTGA
- a CDS encoding DUF3035 domain-containing protein, protein MRSVSGTLGIALVTALALGGCGGAKDKQPELMHLRSSTSGPDEFGILPTKPLAMPDSLTELPAPTPGGANITDPTPQADAVAALGGDPARVTGTGRAAGDGGLLGHSGRFGTEAGIRDRLAAEDLEWRRKHDGRLLERLFNINVYLKAYAPMSLDQQAELERWRKQGLRTPAAPPSGTAQEALP, encoded by the coding sequence ATGCGATCGGTGTCTGGAACGCTCGGGATTGCGCTGGTGACGGCGCTGGCCCTTGGCGGCTGCGGCGGCGCGAAGGACAAACAGCCCGAATTGATGCACCTGCGGTCCTCGACCTCGGGGCCGGATGAATTCGGCATCCTGCCGACGAAGCCGCTGGCGATGCCCGACAGCCTGACCGAGCTGCCCGCGCCGACGCCGGGGGGCGCGAACATCACCGATCCGACGCCGCAGGCCGACGCGGTGGCGGCGCTGGGCGGCGATCCCGCCCGGGTGACCGGCACCGGCCGCGCCGCGGGCGATGGCGGTCTGCTGGGCCATTCGGGGCGCTTCGGCACCGAGGCCGGCATCCGCGACCGCCTTGCCGCCGAGGATCTGGAATGGCGGCGCAAGCATGATGGCCGGTTGCTGGAACGGCTGTTCAACATCAACGTCTATCTCAAGGCCTATGCGCCGATGTCGCTGGACCAGCAGGCCGAGCTGGAGCGCTGGCGCAAACAGGGCCTGCGCACCCCCGCCGCGCCGCCTTCGGGCACGGCGCAGGAGGCGTTGCCGTAA
- the rbfA gene encoding 30S ribosome-binding factor RbfA, producing the protein MAKNRFSSGDGPSQRQLRVGELIRRTLSDVLLRGDVHDPDLNKISITVGEVRTSPDLKVATVYVAPLGGTLGGESAEAMLAALRRHSGELRHHVAKAMTLKYAPDLRFRMDETFDRLDETRRLFSDETVQRDIAARDDDEGDED; encoded by the coding sequence ATGGCAAAGAACCGTTTCTCCTCGGGCGATGGCCCCTCGCAGCGTCAGCTTCGCGTCGGCGAACTGATCCGGCGCACCCTCTCCGACGTGCTTTTGCGCGGCGATGTGCATGACCCGGACCTCAACAAGATCTCGATCACCGTGGGCGAGGTGCGGACCTCGCCGGATCTGAAGGTGGCGACGGTCTATGTGGCGCCTTTGGGCGGCACGCTGGGGGGCGAAAGCGCCGAGGCGATGCTGGCGGCGCTGCGCCGTCATTCGGGCGAGCTGCGCCATCATGTGGCCAAGGCGATGACGCTGAAATACGCGCCCGACCTGCGGTTTCGCATGGACGAGACCTTTGACCGGCTCGATGAGACGCGGCGGCTGTTTTCCGATGAAACCGTGCAACGCGACATCGCCGCCCGCGATGACGATGAAGGCGATGAGGATTAA
- the purH gene encoding bifunctional phosphoribosylaminoimidazolecarboxamide formyltransferase/IMP cyclohydrolase, producing the protein MTHPVPLTRALLSVSDKTGLVDFARALAARGVELLSTGGTAKTLREAGLSVRDVSEVTGFPEMMDGRVKTLHPKVHGGLLALRDNAEHRTAMETHGIEVIDLLVVNLYPFEATVAKGAAYDDCIENIDIGGPAMIRAASKNHAFVATVVDVEDYAAVLAELDANDGKTTLAFRQRLAQIAYARTAAYDAAVSTWMAQAIGEAAPRRRAFAGTLAQTLRYGENPHQSAAFYLDGSARPGVATARQHQGKELSYNNINDTDAAFELVAEFPTEAPACAIIKHANPCGVATGKTMLEAYTRAFDCDRTSAFGGIIALNQTLDAATAEEICKIFTEVVIAPEASDEAKAIFAAKKNLRLLTTGALPDPKAPITSFRQVAGGFLVQGKDNGAITLDDLKVVTKRAPSDQELKDLLFAWKVAKHVKSNAIIYVKDGATVGVGAGQMSRVDSTRIAARKSLDMAEVMGLAAPLTKGSVVASDAFFPFADGLITAAEAGATAIIQPGGSMRDQDVIDAANERGLAMVFTGMRHFRH; encoded by the coding sequence GTGACCCATCCCGTTCCGCTTACCCGTGCGCTGCTTTCGGTGTCCGACAAGACCGGTCTGGTCGATTTCGCCCGCGCGCTGGCCGCCCGCGGGGTCGAGCTGCTCTCGACCGGCGGCACCGCCAAGACGCTGCGCGAGGCGGGGCTTTCGGTGCGCGACGTGTCCGAAGTGACCGGCTTCCCCGAGATGATGGACGGCCGCGTGAAGACCCTGCATCCCAAGGTGCATGGCGGGCTTCTGGCGCTGCGCGACAATGCCGAACACCGGACCGCGATGGAAACCCATGGCATCGAGGTGATCGACCTGCTGGTGGTGAACCTTTACCCGTTCGAGGCCACCGTGGCCAAGGGCGCCGCCTATGACGACTGCATCGAGAATATCGACATCGGCGGCCCGGCGATGATCCGCGCCGCGTCGAAGAACCATGCCTTCGTCGCCACCGTGGTCGATGTCGAGGATTACGCCGCCGTTCTGGCGGAACTTGATGCGAATGACGGCAAGACCACCCTCGCCTTCCGCCAGCGGCTGGCGCAGATCGCCTATGCCCGCACCGCCGCCTATGATGCCGCCGTCTCCACCTGGATGGCGCAGGCGATCGGCGAAGCGGCCCCGCGCCGCCGCGCCTTTGCCGGGACCCTTGCGCAGACGCTGCGCTATGGCGAAAACCCGCATCAGTCGGCCGCCTTTTATCTGGACGGCTCGGCCCGTCCGGGCGTGGCGACGGCGCGCCAGCATCAGGGCAAGGAACTGAGCTACAACAACATCAACGACACCGATGCGGCCTTTGAGCTGGTGGCGGAATTCCCGACCGAGGCCCCGGCCTGCGCGATCATCAAACATGCCAACCCCTGCGGCGTGGCGACCGGCAAGACGATGCTCGAGGCCTACACCCGGGCGTTTGACTGCGACCGCACCTCGGCCTTTGGCGGCATCATCGCGCTGAACCAGACCCTTGACGCCGCAACCGCGGAAGAAATCTGCAAGATCTTCACCGAAGTCGTCATCGCCCCCGAGGCGAGCGACGAGGCGAAGGCGATCTTTGCCGCGAAAAAGAACCTGCGCCTGCTGACGACGGGCGCCCTGCCCGACCCGAAGGCGCCGATCACCAGCTTCCGTCAGGTCGCGGGCGGCTTCCTCGTGCAGGGCAAGGACAATGGCGCGATCACGCTCGATGATCTGAAGGTCGTCACCAAACGCGCGCCCTCGGACCAGGAGCTGAAAGACCTGCTCTTCGCCTGGAAAGTCGCGAAACACGTCAAGTCGAACGCGATCATCTATGTGAAGGACGGCGCCACGGTGGGCGTCGGCGCCGGTCAGATGAGCCGTGTCGACAGCACCCGGATTGCCGCCCGCAAATCCCTCGACATGGCCGAAGTGATGGGCCTGGCCGCGCCGCTGACCAAGGGCTCGGTCGTGGCGTCCGACGCCTTCTTCCCCTTTGCCGACGGTCTGATCACCGCGGCCGAGGCGGGGGCGACGGCGATCATCCAGCCCGGCGGTTCGATGCGCGATCAGGACGTGATCGACGCCGCGAATGAACGCGGGCTGGCCATGGTCTTCACCGGCATGCGCCACTTCCGGCACTGA
- the dapB gene encoding 4-hydroxy-tetrahydrodipicolinate reductase, translated as MSDLPGIVITGISGRMGRMLAATVAASDKARLVGAVERTGHDWIGRDLGEALGGAKNGVIVSDDPLEAFAKAQAVIDFTAPAATLEFARLAAQARAVHVIGTTGFEKEQIAALEPASRHSVQIRAGNMSLGVNLLTKLAKTVAAALDADWDIEVVEAHHNRKVDAPSGTALMLGQAAAEGRGIDLDGMTESGRHGITGARKHGAIGFSAIRGGDIVGEHDVIFAAAGERIVLRHIATDRAIFARGALRAALWGQSQKPGQYDMIDVLGI; from the coding sequence ATGAGTGACCTGCCGGGGATCGTGATCACGGGGATTTCGGGACGGATGGGACGGATGTTGGCGGCAACCGTCGCCGCCTCGGACAAGGCGCGGCTTGTCGGCGCGGTCGAACGCACGGGCCATGACTGGATCGGCCGCGATCTGGGCGAGGCGCTCGGCGGGGCGAAAAATGGCGTCATCGTCAGTGATGATCCGCTGGAAGCCTTTGCCAAGGCGCAGGCGGTGATCGATTTCACCGCGCCTGCGGCAACGCTCGAATTCGCCCGGCTCGCCGCGCAGGCCCGCGCCGTGCATGTGATCGGCACCACGGGTTTCGAGAAAGAGCAGATCGCGGCGCTGGAACCCGCCTCGCGGCATTCGGTGCAGATCCGCGCGGGCAACATGAGCCTTGGCGTGAACCTGCTGACGAAACTGGCCAAGACCGTTGCCGCGGCGCTGGATGCCGATTGGGATATCGAAGTGGTCGAGGCGCATCACAACCGCAAGGTCGATGCGCCCTCGGGCACGGCGCTGATGCTGGGCCAGGCCGCCGCCGAGGGCCGCGGCATCGATCTGGACGGCATGACCGAATCGGGTCGCCACGGCATCACCGGCGCCCGCAAACACGGCGCGATCGGCTTTTCGGCGATCCGCGGCGGCGATATCGTGGGCGAACATGACGTGATCTTCGCCGCGGCGGGCGAGCGCATCGTGCTGCGCCACATCGCCACCGACCGCGCGATCTTCGCCCGCGGCGCGCTCAGGGCCGCGCTTTGGGGTCAAAGCCAGAAGCCCGGCCAATACGACATGATCGACGTGCTGGGGATCTGA